The following are encoded together in the Kribbella sp. CA-293567 genome:
- a CDS encoding glucose-6-phosphate isomerase produces the protein MTEPLAVKAYGEGWREVVDRLVEEKIASRIAAKDATTWGPEAEAESAIRLSWVDLYDSSRPLLAEIEALQADLRAEGLDRIVLCGMGGSSLAPEVITRTAGVELVVLDSTNPNVVARALAGDLQRTVVVVSSKSGGTVETDSQRRAFVKAFDDAGIDSSSRIVVVTDPGSPFQKLSEDEGYRKTFLADPNVGGRYSALTAFGLVPSALAGADVAELLDQAAEAAPALQADDADNPALILAAVLAASPGRDKAIIAAGGSSIVGFPDWAEQLIAESTGKNGTGVLPVAVKGNHAPELHSGAGDLVHALLAADTSSASVSQGPPTVVTSGSLGAQLLLWETATAVAGYLLGINPFDQPDVESAKNAARGLLDAQPEPEAAAFVDGAIEVRGTDGLLDGADTVGAALDSLLGQLADDGYVAVMAYLDSERDENLMAIRPALADRTQRPVTFGWGPRFLHSTGQYHKGGHPQGVFLQITGSESADVEIPDRPFSFGTLISAQAAGDAGVLAERGRPVLRLHLTDPATGVEQLISLLNATDKSEDGGA, from the coding sequence GTGACCGAACCGCTCGCAGTCAAGGCGTACGGCGAAGGCTGGCGCGAGGTCGTCGACCGGCTGGTCGAGGAGAAGATCGCTTCCCGGATCGCGGCCAAGGACGCCACCACGTGGGGTCCCGAGGCCGAGGCGGAGTCGGCGATCCGGCTCAGCTGGGTCGACCTGTACGACTCGTCCCGGCCGCTGCTGGCCGAGATCGAGGCGCTGCAGGCCGATCTGCGGGCCGAGGGCCTGGACCGGATCGTGCTGTGCGGGATGGGCGGTTCGTCGCTGGCTCCCGAGGTGATCACCCGGACCGCCGGCGTCGAGCTGGTCGTGCTGGACTCGACCAACCCGAACGTCGTCGCCCGCGCGCTGGCCGGTGACCTGCAGCGCACGGTCGTCGTGGTCTCCAGCAAGTCGGGCGGCACGGTCGAGACCGACTCCCAGCGTCGCGCCTTCGTGAAGGCGTTCGACGACGCGGGCATCGACTCCTCGAGCCGGATCGTGGTCGTCACCGATCCCGGATCGCCGTTCCAGAAGCTGTCCGAGGACGAGGGCTACCGCAAGACCTTCCTCGCCGACCCGAACGTGGGCGGCCGCTACAGCGCGCTGACCGCGTTCGGCCTGGTCCCGTCGGCACTCGCCGGCGCCGACGTCGCCGAGCTGCTCGACCAGGCCGCCGAGGCCGCTCCTGCTCTGCAGGCGGACGACGCGGACAACCCCGCCCTCATCCTGGCCGCTGTGCTGGCCGCGAGCCCGGGCCGCGACAAGGCGATCATCGCCGCAGGCGGTTCGTCCATCGTGGGCTTCCCGGACTGGGCCGAGCAGCTGATCGCCGAGAGCACCGGTAAGAACGGCACGGGTGTCCTGCCGGTCGCGGTCAAGGGCAACCACGCACCGGAGCTGCACAGCGGCGCGGGCGACCTCGTCCACGCACTGCTGGCCGCCGACACCAGCTCGGCCAGCGTCTCCCAGGGTCCGCCGACCGTCGTCACCAGCGGCTCGCTCGGCGCGCAGCTCCTGCTGTGGGAGACGGCGACCGCGGTCGCCGGCTACCTGCTCGGGATCAACCCGTTCGACCAGCCCGACGTCGAGAGCGCCAAGAACGCCGCTCGCGGTTTGCTGGACGCGCAGCCCGAGCCGGAGGCAGCAGCCTTCGTCGACGGCGCGATCGAGGTCCGCGGAACCGACGGCCTGCTCGACGGTGCCGACACCGTCGGGGCTGCCCTCGACTCGCTGCTCGGCCAGCTGGCCGACGACGGCTACGTCGCCGTGATGGCCTACCTGGACTCCGAGCGCGACGAGAACCTGATGGCCATCCGGCCGGCGCTGGCCGACCGGACCCAGCGGCCGGTCACCTTCGGCTGGGGACCGCGCTTCCTGCACTCCACCGGGCAGTACCACAAGGGTGGCCACCCGCAGGGTGTCTTCCTGCAGATCACCGGGTCCGAGTCGGCCGACGTCGAGATCCCGGACCGCCCGTTCAGCTTCGGCACGCTCATCTCGGCCCAGGCCGCGGGCGACGCCGGCGTACTGGCGGAGCGCGGCCGGCCGGTACTGCGGTTGCACCTCACCGACCCCGCCACCGGTGTCGAGCAGCTGATCTCCCTACTCAATGCAACTGACAAATCGGAGGACGGCGGCGCATGA
- a CDS encoding heme o synthase, with the protein MDPSPEMPGPSVRDVVKAYVGLTKPRIIELLLITTVPVMFLAAGGVPGLGVVAATLIGGILAAGSANTINCVLDRDIDEQMRRTRRRPLPRHAVSPRSATAFGVVLGVLATLELGFFVNWLSSLLALAANAFYVFGYTMILKRRTVQNIVWGGIAGCFPTLIGWTSVTNELAWTPLVLFGVVFFWTPPHTWALAMRYREDYASVDVPMLPVVATPVQTARQILAYSIVMVITSLALWPVGNTGWVYPLAAVILGVVFLREAFGLLARANTGADGPALRPMRLFHFSNIYLALLFIAAAIDPLLR; encoded by the coding sequence ATGGACCCATCCCCTGAGATGCCCGGTCCGTCGGTGCGCGACGTGGTGAAGGCGTACGTCGGACTGACCAAGCCGCGCATCATCGAGCTGCTGCTGATCACCACCGTGCCGGTGATGTTCCTGGCCGCCGGGGGAGTCCCCGGGCTGGGTGTCGTCGCCGCCACGCTGATCGGCGGCATCCTGGCCGCCGGCAGCGCGAACACGATCAACTGCGTGCTCGACCGCGACATCGACGAGCAGATGCGCCGCACCCGCCGTCGCCCGCTGCCCCGGCACGCGGTCAGCCCGCGCTCGGCGACCGCCTTCGGTGTCGTGCTGGGCGTCCTGGCGACGCTGGAGCTCGGCTTCTTCGTCAACTGGCTGTCCTCGCTGCTGGCGCTGGCGGCGAACGCGTTCTACGTCTTCGGCTACACGATGATCCTGAAGCGCCGGACCGTGCAGAACATCGTCTGGGGCGGGATCGCCGGCTGCTTCCCGACCCTGATCGGCTGGACCTCGGTCACCAACGAGCTGGCCTGGACCCCGCTGGTGCTGTTCGGCGTGGTGTTCTTCTGGACGCCGCCGCACACCTGGGCGCTGGCGATGCGCTACCGCGAGGACTACGCCTCGGTCGACGTCCCGATGCTGCCCGTGGTCGCGACCCCGGTCCAGACCGCCCGGCAGATCCTGGCGTACTCGATCGTCATGGTGATCACCTCGCTCGCACTCTGGCCGGTCGGCAACACCGGCTGGGTCTACCCGCTGGCCGCGGTGATCCTGGGCGTCGTCTTCCTCCGCGAAGCCTTCGGCCTGCTGGCCCGAGCCAACACCGGCGCCGACGGCCCGGCCCTGCGGCCGATGCGGTTGTTCCACTTCTCGAACATCTATCTGGCGCTGCTGTTCATCGCTGCTGCTATCGATCCGCTGCTCAGGTAG
- the tal gene encoding transaldolase, giving the protein MTDRLKDLADAGVSIWLDDLSRQRLTSGSLASLIHDQHVSGVTTNPTIFAKAISDKNAYAEQVATLAAENISTDEAIRAITTDDVRDAADLFKPVYDDTDGVDGRVSIEVEPGFARDTEKTIAQAKELWETVGRENVFVKIPATKEGIPAITETLAAGISVNVTLIFSLDRYKAVADAFLTGLEKAIDNGHDVTKLASVSSFFVSRVDTEIDKRLDALGTDEAEALKGKAAIANARLAFEAYEEIFSSDRWRELETAGAKPQRPLWASTGVKDPAYKSTLYVEELVTAGVVNTMPEATMKAFAEEGEVRGDTVRADYDADRKVIADLEQLGISYDEVVQVLEDEGVSKFDVSWTELQDTVTAALKAAAK; this is encoded by the coding sequence ATGACCGATCGTTTGAAAGACCTCGCCGACGCCGGCGTATCCATCTGGCTCGACGACCTGTCCCGGCAGCGGCTGACCAGCGGCAGCCTGGCGTCCCTGATCCACGACCAGCACGTCAGCGGGGTGACCACCAACCCGACGATCTTCGCCAAGGCCATCTCGGACAAGAACGCCTACGCCGAGCAGGTCGCGACGCTGGCCGCCGAGAACATCTCGACCGACGAGGCGATCCGGGCCATCACCACCGACGACGTGCGCGACGCCGCCGATCTGTTCAAGCCGGTGTACGACGACACCGACGGGGTGGACGGCCGGGTCTCGATCGAGGTCGAGCCCGGTTTCGCCCGCGACACCGAGAAGACCATCGCCCAGGCCAAGGAGCTGTGGGAGACCGTCGGCCGGGAGAACGTCTTCGTCAAGATCCCGGCCACCAAGGAGGGCATCCCGGCGATCACCGAGACGCTGGCCGCCGGGATCAGCGTGAACGTGACGCTGATCTTCTCGCTGGACCGCTACAAGGCCGTCGCGGACGCGTTCCTGACCGGCCTGGAGAAGGCGATCGACAACGGCCACGACGTGACCAAGCTCGCCAGCGTGTCGTCCTTCTTCGTCAGCCGGGTCGACACCGAGATCGACAAGCGGCTCGACGCGCTCGGCACCGACGAGGCCGAGGCGCTCAAGGGCAAGGCCGCGATCGCCAACGCGCGGCTCGCCTTCGAGGCGTACGAGGAGATCTTCTCCTCCGACCGCTGGCGCGAGCTCGAGACGGCCGGCGCCAAGCCGCAGCGCCCGCTGTGGGCATCGACGGGAGTCAAGGACCCGGCGTACAAGAGCACCCTGTACGTCGAGGAACTGGTCACCGCCGGGGTCGTCAACACGATGCCCGAGGCAACGATGAAGGCCTTCGCCGAGGAAGGCGAGGTGCGGGGCGACACCGTCCGCGCCGACTACGACGCCGACCGCAAGGTGATCGCCGACCTGGAGCAGCTCGGCATCTCCTACGACGAGGTGGTCCAGGTGCTCGAGGACGAGGGCGTCAGCAAGTTCGACGTCTCCTGGACCGAGCTGCAGGACACCGTCACCGCGGCCCTGAAGGCGGCGGCCAAGTGA
- the tkt gene encoding transketolase, giving the protein MTEKTSPKLDWTELDKRAVDTVRVLALDAVEKVGNGHPGTAMSLAPAAYLLFQKVMRHNPADPHWAGRDRFVLSAGHSSLTLYIQLYLNGFGLELDDLKSLRTWGSATPGHPEYSHTPGVETTTGPLGQGVGNAVGMAMAARRERGLLDPETARGESLFDHHIYVIASDGDLQEGVSSEASSLAGHQQLGNLTLIYDDNKISIEDDTNIAFSEDVAARYAAYGWDVRDVDWTNGGTGYEEDVQALYDAIQAGNAVTDKPSFIRLRTIIGWPAPNAQNTGKIHGSAAGADEVAATKSILGFDPEQSFEVADEVIAHTRGAVDRGQALQAEWTTQYDGWRTASPEQAAIFDRLDQHELPAGWKDALPSWEASEKGVATRSASGEVLTKIAPELPELWGGSADLAGSNNTTPKGQPSFIPAEHATKEFQGDEYGRVLHFGIREHGMGAVLNGIALHGGTRPYGGTFLVFSDYMRPSVRLAALMKLPVTYVWTHDSIGLGEDGPTHQPVEHLAALRAIPGLDVVRPADANETAAAWATILEHTDRPAGLVLTRQNVPVYPRGTDGFATTENVHKGGYTLLDTDGTPDVILIGTGSELQLAVEASKTLAAEGIKARVVSLVSREWFDEQDDAYRDSVIPAGVRARVSVEAGIKLGWRELVGDAGRSVSLEHYGASADYKRLYSEFGITAEAVVQAAKDSIAAAAELGGNGVPAGRAAAGPVGPADTYAAPKN; this is encoded by the coding sequence GTGACGGAGAAGACCAGCCCCAAGCTTGACTGGACCGAGCTCGACAAGCGCGCGGTCGACACCGTGCGGGTCCTCGCGCTGGACGCGGTGGAGAAGGTCGGCAACGGCCACCCCGGTACCGCGATGAGTCTCGCCCCCGCGGCGTACCTGCTGTTCCAGAAGGTGATGCGGCACAACCCCGCCGATCCGCACTGGGCCGGCCGTGACAGGTTCGTGCTGTCGGCCGGGCACTCCAGCCTGACGCTCTACATCCAGCTCTACCTGAACGGTTTCGGCCTCGAGCTCGACGACCTCAAGTCGCTGCGCACCTGGGGCAGCGCGACCCCGGGCCACCCGGAGTACAGCCACACCCCCGGCGTCGAGACCACCACCGGTCCGCTCGGCCAGGGTGTCGGCAACGCCGTCGGGATGGCGATGGCGGCCCGCCGTGAGCGCGGCCTGCTCGACCCGGAGACGGCCAGGGGCGAGAGCCTGTTCGACCACCACATCTACGTGATCGCCTCCGACGGCGACCTGCAGGAGGGTGTCTCCTCGGAGGCCTCCTCGCTGGCCGGTCACCAGCAGCTCGGCAACCTGACGCTGATCTACGACGACAACAAGATCTCGATCGAGGACGACACCAACATCGCGTTCTCCGAGGACGTCGCCGCCCGCTACGCGGCGTACGGCTGGGACGTCCGCGACGTCGACTGGACCAACGGCGGCACCGGCTACGAAGAAGACGTGCAGGCCCTGTACGACGCGATCCAGGCCGGCAACGCGGTCACCGACAAGCCGAGCTTCATCCGGCTCCGCACGATCATCGGCTGGCCCGCCCCGAACGCGCAGAACACCGGCAAGATCCACGGGTCGGCCGCCGGCGCCGACGAGGTCGCCGCGACCAAGTCGATCCTCGGCTTCGACCCCGAGCAGAGCTTCGAGGTCGCCGACGAGGTGATCGCCCACACCCGCGGCGCGGTCGACCGCGGCCAGGCGCTGCAGGCCGAGTGGACCACCCAGTACGACGGGTGGCGCACCGCCTCCCCCGAGCAGGCCGCGATCTTCGACCGGCTCGACCAGCACGAGCTGCCGGCCGGCTGGAAGGACGCCCTGCCGAGCTGGGAGGCGAGCGAGAAGGGTGTCGCCACCCGCTCCGCCTCCGGTGAGGTGCTGACCAAGATCGCGCCGGAGCTGCCCGAGCTGTGGGGCGGTTCGGCCGACCTGGCCGGCTCGAACAACACCACCCCCAAGGGCCAGCCGTCCTTCATCCCGGCCGAGCACGCCACCAAGGAGTTCCAGGGCGACGAGTACGGCCGCGTCCTGCACTTCGGCATCCGCGAGCACGGCATGGGCGCGGTCCTGAACGGCATCGCCCTGCACGGCGGCACCCGCCCGTACGGCGGCACCTTCCTGGTCTTCAGCGACTACATGCGCCCGTCGGTCCGGCTGGCCGCGCTGATGAAGCTGCCCGTCACCTACGTCTGGACCCACGACTCGATCGGCCTCGGCGAGGACGGCCCGACCCACCAGCCGGTGGAGCACCTGGCTGCCCTGCGCGCGATCCCGGGTCTCGACGTCGTCCGCCCGGCCGACGCGAACGAGACGGCCGCCGCTTGGGCCACCATCCTCGAGCACACCGACCGTCCGGCCGGCCTGGTGCTGACCCGTCAGAACGTGCCGGTCTACCCGCGCGGTACCGACGGCTTCGCGACCACGGAGAACGTGCACAAGGGTGGGTACACGCTGCTCGACACGGACGGCACGCCCGACGTGATCCTGATCGGCACCGGCTCCGAGCTCCAGCTCGCCGTCGAGGCGAGCAAGACACTGGCCGCCGAGGGCATCAAGGCCCGCGTCGTCTCGCTGGTGTCGCGCGAGTGGTTCGACGAGCAGGACGACGCCTACCGCGACTCGGTCATCCCGGCCGGTGTCCGCGCCCGCGTCTCGGTGGAGGCCGGCATCAAGCTCGGCTGGCGTGAGCTGGTCGGTGACGCCGGGCGCAGCGTGAGCCTGGAGCACTACGGCGCCTCGGCCGACTACAAGCGCCTGTACTCCGAGTTCGGCATCACCGCCGAAGCCGTCGTCCAGGCCGCCAAGGACAGCATCGCCGCGGCAGCCGAGCTCGGTGGCAACGGTGTGCCGGCAGGACGGGCGGCGGCCGGACCGGTCGGACCGGCCGACACCTACGCCGCCCCCAAGAACTGA